A region of the Rattus norvegicus strain BN/NHsdMcwi chromosome Y, GRCr8, whole genome shotgun sequence genome:
taatcatccaggagttGATAGAtatataggactggatctttctcataggtgatgtaaaaccagtccttcatgattggcacctgggctaggaccacccccctccagttgtccttagagccatgtttgccctcaaatttatgctccacagcacggccaaccatggcacttgcgagatgggcgtctttcacttgaggaaacacaactttgtgagtcaagaccttaagctttaaaatcctctcatcactgtgaagtgccagtccatagacacaatcaactccatcatacttgaccagatagagagagggatttgttggcagttgatctagaactatggccttccattgggtgacgggctcatcaccttccttccatccgtgtgAAATTCTGcaccccacaatgttccccagggactggggagaaggcctcttcctcttccgcttctggaaggatggtgtgctcatcctcctcacagacaccctcttcttcttggctgtagacctagtgtggtaggccacggtaCTCCTgttccactgtcttgtggctattgttctgcgttcaggcttcatactttcccatggcctgggtttgaagagctcacctgcttaaaccagagACAAAGCTGGTACCACTGTCATATGAGTACCTGCAataacaatgggggtggggttggggagggtgctggaccaaggctcttgtctatgagaactttggagcaggtgaggaaggcgatggtaaacaggtttgagccTCTGAATCTAAtgctgtcataatcagaagttcatagaagtgctgggcaatggtggagcacacctttaattccagcactccagaagcagagggaagcagacctctgtgagatcaagggcaggctggtctacagaattagttccaggaTNNNNNNNNNNNNNNNNNNNNNNNNNNNNNNNNNNNNNNNNNNNNNNNNNNNNNNNNNNNNNNNNNNNNNNNNNNNNNNNNNNNNNNNNNNNNNNNNNNNNctgcccaaatctcgagctcttgcctttattttacaaattcagagagaactccaaggcaaaccacaacatttccccctttttgtacagttaaaaaaccttctctctatacatatgtgaactaagtattattaccattatgcaatttataaaaccaacaatacactcattacccagtccatcaattttgttcattaaccatgtaatctatactaaaaactatacctgactatatcctggttctagatcctatgtcACCTGAAAaacaccctaacagatttatcatctttctcaatactaaatcccttgggttgtctatgagacatccagtctccaactacatcagaaatccaaaatgattaatattacctgaaaatatgggaagcacaaaacatggcttccaagcttagacaatttatagagactgctgatcacctggaaagtccccctattccttaatatgttggagcaccagtcTTCTGCCTTCTGGCATAGGATTATCAGAaagacctttgtaatgcagatattgaagggctgatcactctGCCTCGGCAGAGATTctcagtcgactattctgcataatttgtccttttctggacggtgttttgtctgtagatgaattgaagcaattttctcagtggctgtgtcaccacgatttgagcaactcaattgacgttctatttcttcttcgagtctaaggggtcctgtcaggggcagacaggtctctaatCAAATGATCTAgatgaagaaatgtccataaacaggttattctgtggacttctgacacCCTTGAAGAGTTCCTATCTACATAggcgtttctgaactgttaagcatagtcTACCGTTTTCCCTCTcaaatcgaagtatttccaaaacccatctaaactgactcagaaccatgactttgcaatctggtctttagctggtactggttaatcaactaaaaataatgtataatagcagttataggactgggtctaagacttgtattcttagatgaatagtggaggcacaatgcttatgttaaagtagcaatattaatctcaattataaatcaataagaaaatataccAATGAAAGCCTCGCATTTGGGTAAAATggattctataccaatgaaaagattgtagcttcaactttgtatcaattacaaacatttatatcaatgtaaaatatagctgtaaaattttgtttaagagtaagtttgctaatatATCCCTGTTTGTCAATTTCTCTAGCTTCTACGtgttactatatcaccccccctttttttttaatctaagaaggatagaaaagaggaaaggaaaggtagcaatccctgagtttaaattctctaattccccctgctcaaagctacatttgtatagtatcccttaaaagaaaacatatccactgtccttagaataaccagaaccatccaccccaacataaggaactgggatgATGATCTTCCTCAtctgcttccagctgaattggggtaaagaattcccttctggggcccaaggggaattaggaataGTTGGCTTTATCGAAGTAGATCTAGCTGGGATTTCCCTGCCAGTcattctgtgctgagaaagttcaaggcttagctgacatcttgcttatgacagtctgaagggctggataattaagctggccattctggaaaagttctgaaagcaagCCTTTAAATGAAGCTTCTTCAGTGTAactgagggagaatcaaacacaaagttggactggaaggtcccggaatctcagcatcccagagtgtggatcatttcagggctgtctttctcttctttcatcctgcagcacacaaaactttacaagcatcatatagttctgtaagtgtattcacatggagtaagcagggtgcacatcttagttaataaagatcaacaaagaaaggtgactgcctttcttcaggttagtttgatcatataatcaatccataacataattttgtaatacatgccattttacaggatgcatgtaataacaagttatgagaaattcgtactcaaaatgttactggttgtttatagatattttagtctcagccagttcataaaCGGAGacctaaacatatatatatatatatctcacctatttgttgattgtcttagtctcccttttcttctgtgtttccaaggacttcaggaggtctccccttgtcatgtcttaTCTTTATCACCTTGGAAgtaacccacagcttttcttctcctgtagaaaCATAGGCATAAACCCTTCCCCAGCATAACACAtgtcccattttccattctgatgtcagaatatccttaatataagcgggctggtttagttcagtagtcttttccacaatccaatgtctttcagcagctgtgttgttttcttcatcagcatttaaaaaatttaatattaataaagcactatgtcgcctatctctgggagtttttgttgccccttttttgCCTGTTAAGAATCTCCTTTAGACTTCCATTAGATATCTCCACAATCACTtttcctgtaggattgtgtggtatacctgtaacatgttttgtATTATACTATTCAAAGAAGCACTTAATCctgttagagatatatgctggaacattgtccattttaatttgtatgggtatttccATTGTAGCCATCATTTCTAACAAATGTATAATTACAGAATCGGTCTCTTCTGActctaaggcagttgcccattgaaatcctgaatatgtatctttactatggtgtatgtatttcaacttaccaaactctgtaaaatggagaacatccatttgccaaatttcattaaGCCCTTAGGCTTAGTTCCTGTAGGCTATGGAGTTTGATTGTATAACAAGCAAGTAGGTCATTGCCTCACaatttccttggcttgttgccaaatgatagagaattctttcttaaaaccttTGCTGTTAATGT
Encoded here:
- the LOC134484423 gene encoding Y-linked testis-specific protein 1-like, which produces MKPERRTIATRQWNRSTVAYHTRSTAKKKRVSVRRMSTPSFQKRKRKRPSPQSLGNIVGCRISHGWKEGDEPVTQWKAIVLDQLPTNPSLYLVKYDGVDCVYGLALHSDERILKLKVLTHKVVFPQVKDAHLASAMVGRAVEHKFEGKHGSKDNWRGVVLAQVPIMKDWFYITYEKDPVLYIYQLLDDYTEGNLRIIPEISPAEVKSEVGSDILTGQCVQFTRSDGSKKIGKVIYQVLAKPSVYFIKFDGDVHIYVYNLMEKIR